A DNA window from Oscillatoria sp. FACHB-1406 contains the following coding sequences:
- a CDS encoding chemotaxis protein CheW: MVSNPGFTVGNDPDLSSDIERLETPEGELHLRFFLASGSEFALSASGIKEVMNQPPDRLTPIPNTSPLLLGTINLRGQVIWVADLGQFLGDPVALNTQRQEIPIIALEDQEIILGLAIDRIGEMQWLDVAQIQRPTNVPNHMAPFVWGEWSFEGELDRPPLRLLNQGAILRSARWAA, encoded by the coding sequence ATGGTCAGCAATCCAGGTTTTACAGTAGGAAACGATCCCGATCTCTCCTCCGACATCGAACGCTTAGAAACCCCCGAAGGCGAGTTACACCTGCGCTTTTTTCTCGCCTCGGGCAGCGAGTTTGCTCTTTCGGCCAGCGGCATTAAGGAGGTCATGAACCAACCCCCCGATCGCCTGACTCCCATCCCCAATACGTCGCCGCTATTATTGGGAACGATCAATTTGAGAGGTCAAGTGATTTGGGTTGCCGATCTCGGTCAATTTTTAGGAGATCCCGTGGCGCTCAATACCCAAAGACAAGAAATCCCGATTATTGCCCTCGAAGACCAAGAAATTATCCTGGGATTAGCGATCGATCGCATTGGCGAGATGCAATGGCTCGATGTCGCTCAAATTCAAAGGCCTACGAACGTTCCCAATCATATGGCTCCTTTCGTGTGGGGCGAGTGGTCTTTTGAGGGCGAACTCGATCGCCCCCCTTTGCGCTTGCTCAACCAAGGCGCAATTTTACGCTCGGCCCGCTGGGCCGCTTGA
- a CDS encoding response regulator, with product MRKVLVVEDSVTQRQMISELLKNSGLTVTVASNGVEALEKLQHYTPDIVVLDIVMPQMNGYEVCRRIKADKKTEHIPVVMCSSKGEEFDRYWGLKQGAAAYIAKPFQPTELIGTVKQLLRK from the coding sequence ATGAGGAAAGTTTTAGTAGTAGAAGATAGCGTGACTCAGCGACAGATGATTTCCGAACTGCTCAAAAATAGCGGGCTAACGGTGACTGTGGCCAGTAACGGTGTCGAAGCCTTGGAAAAACTCCAACACTATACTCCGGACATTGTAGTGTTGGATATTGTCATGCCTCAAATGAATGGCTACGAAGTATGCCGTCGCATTAAAGCCGACAAAAAAACCGAGCATATTCCCGTCGTTATGTGTTCTTCTAAAGGAGAAGAGTTCGATCGCTACTGGGGTTTGAAGCAAGGAGCCGCCGCTTACATCGCCAAACCTTTTCAACCCACCGAATTAATCGGAACCGTCAAACAGCTACTGAGAAAGTAA
- a CDS encoding cytochrome c oxidase subunit II translates to MAKEKDSVPVSLLTLTAGLAIAGISFWVGQNNHLLPEQVSGQAPLVDDLFNIMVGIATALFIVVEGAIVFALVKFRHKKGDETDGPPIEGNFSLEIFWTAIPAFIVIGLGLYSVQVYNQMGGFDTKGNMAMAHHHHHAPTQVASLPGTTNLLAQAEASVDNSGYGLVGKPELGQLAPDLEVNVTGLQYAWLFNYPDSGVTSGELHVPINTDVQLNLSAQDVIHSFWLPQFRIKQDALPGETSKLRFVATKLGTYPVVCAELCGAYHGAMRTQVIVHSEEDYAKWVQENQIAQQADSTRDVAVNPKEMTDAQYLAPYAEDLGVDAEMLARLH, encoded by the coding sequence ATGGCAAAGGAAAAGGACTCTGTTCCCGTCTCGCTCCTCACCCTAACCGCCGGACTTGCGATCGCGGGGATTAGCTTCTGGGTCGGACAAAATAACCACCTTCTCCCCGAACAAGTCTCCGGACAAGCGCCGCTCGTTGACGATCTCTTTAACATCATGGTCGGGATCGCTACCGCCTTATTTATTGTGGTAGAAGGCGCGATCGTCTTCGCTCTGGTGAAATTTCGCCACAAGAAGGGCGACGAAACCGACGGCCCGCCAATTGAAGGAAATTTCTCCCTAGAAATTTTTTGGACGGCGATCCCCGCCTTCATTGTCATCGGTTTGGGTCTCTACAGCGTGCAAGTTTACAACCAAATGGGCGGCTTCGATACCAAAGGCAACATGGCGATGGCCCACCACCACCATCACGCGCCCACGCAGGTCGCCAGTCTGCCCGGAACGACAAACTTGCTCGCCCAAGCAGAAGCCTCTGTCGATAATAGCGGTTACGGTCTCGTCGGCAAACCGGAACTCGGACAGTTAGCCCCAGATCTAGAAGTTAACGTGACCGGCTTGCAGTACGCTTGGCTGTTTAACTACCCCGACAGCGGCGTGACTTCTGGCGAACTCCACGTCCCCATCAACACGGACGTGCAACTCAATCTTTCCGCCCAAGATGTAATTCATTCCTTCTGGTTGCCGCAGTTCCGCATCAAGCAGGACGCGCTACCCGGAGAAACCAGCAAATTGCGCTTCGTCGCGACTAAACTCGGAACCTACCCCGTCGTTTGTGCGGAACTCTGCGGCGCTTACCACGGCGCGATGCGGACTCAAGTTATCGTTCACAGCGAAGAGGATTACGCAAAATGGGTTCAAGAAAATCAAATCGCGCAGCAGGCAGATAGCACGCGCGACGTTGCGGTCAATCCGAAAGAGATGACGGATGCCCAATATCTGGCCCCCTACGCCGAAGATTTAGGCGTAGATGCCGAAATGCTCGCTCGGTTGCACTAA
- a CDS encoding response regulator: MQGTLNEIDIRSILQLIELGQRTGELFVEAHSGLTNTALAESNRSLLSSGGFGYPSPAPQPDERFWLVFAIDGRIVYAADRSNNNLLRLRDYLRFYQVESALDSTQVPLPSANPLEYACLWGLMENRILTPARARNIIKNTIEETLFDLFNLPQGTFNFEMGPALAPHLTSLEISPLTAKIVKQVQQWKQFYPLIQSPNQCPVVTDRDRLQQILPETTLANLESWADGKTSLRQFSRYFNRELLAVSGAIYPYIQQGWIQMSDGCDGMPTAASEADPFGIAPLLVPSEQEPHQRAPQVVCLDDDTTIGKTVEYMLVPKGYRASALCDPIEALSQLFREPPDLILCDLAMPNLDGYEICAMLRNSKTFRGTPIIILTGKEGFIDRVRARQVGATDYLTKPFGEEELLMLVEKYIGLPEIAPPPVLPSE; this comes from the coding sequence GCTCGCCGAGTCGAATCGAAGCTTGTTGAGTTCGGGCGGTTTTGGATACCCTTCTCCTGCGCCGCAACCCGACGAACGATTCTGGCTGGTGTTCGCGATCGATGGGCGCATTGTCTACGCCGCCGATCGCAGTAACAACAATTTGCTGCGCCTGCGGGACTACCTGCGATTCTACCAAGTCGAATCCGCTCTCGACAGTACCCAAGTCCCGCTCCCTTCTGCCAACCCGCTCGAATACGCCTGCTTGTGGGGGTTAATGGAAAACCGCATCCTCACCCCCGCTCGAGCGCGAAACATTATCAAAAATACGATTGAAGAAACACTCTTCGACCTGTTCAATCTGCCCCAAGGAACGTTTAACTTTGAAATGGGTCCGGCCCTCGCGCCCCACTTAACCAGTTTAGAAATTAGCCCTTTGACCGCCAAAATTGTCAAACAAGTCCAGCAGTGGAAGCAATTTTATCCGCTGATTCAATCGCCCAATCAATGTCCGGTGGTTACGGATCGCGATCGGCTCCAACAGATTTTGCCCGAAACCACCCTCGCGAACCTCGAAAGTTGGGCTGACGGAAAAACATCGCTCCGTCAATTTTCTCGCTACTTCAACCGCGAATTACTGGCTGTGTCCGGAGCCATTTATCCCTATATCCAACAGGGCTGGATACAGATGTCTGATGGCTGTGATGGAATGCCTACCGCAGCGAGCGAAGCAGATCCCTTTGGAATTGCGCCCTTGCTCGTCCCCTCAGAACAAGAACCCCACCAGCGCGCGCCCCAGGTTGTTTGTCTCGACGACGATACGACGATTGGCAAAACCGTCGAATATATGCTAGTACCGAAAGGCTATCGAGCCAGCGCGCTTTGCGACCCGATCGAAGCGCTCAGCCAACTCTTTAGAGAACCGCCCGATCTGATTCTCTGCGATTTAGCCATGCCCAACCTCGACGGCTACGAAATTTGCGCCATGCTCAGAAATTCAAAAACCTTTCGCGGTACGCCGATTATTATTCTCACGGGGAAAGAAGGCTTTATCGATCGCGTGCGAGCCAGACAAGTCGGGGCGACGGATTATCTCACCAAACCCTTTGGCGAAGAAGAATTACTGATGCTCGTCGAGAAATATATTGGCTTGCCCGAGATAGCGCCTCCGCCCGTATTGCCCTCTGAGTGA
- the ctaD gene encoding cytochrome c oxidase subunit I, with protein MAQAQIPLDKPPAADVGHGHHPEQWKWYHYFWYNTDHKVIGIQYIVFSFAFYLIAGMMALFMRAELYTPDPDVLDPTVYNSFLTNHGTMMIFFWVVPAAIGGFGNYLVPIMIGAKDMAFPNLNAIAFWVNPPAGAFLLASIFMGGAQAGWTSYPPLSRITNPNAQSLWILAIATVGTSSILGALNFLVTIWKLKIPSMKWDQLPLFVWAMVATSALALFSTPVLAIGLFLLLFDINFGTNFFRPENGGDVVVYQHLFWFYSHPAVYLMILPIFGIMSEVISTHSRKPIFGYKAIAYSSLAICFVGLFVWVHHMFTSGTPAWMRMFFTISTLIVAVPTGVKIFGWVATLWGGKIRLNSALLFAVGLLAMFVMGGLSGVTLGTAPFDLHVHDTYYIVAHFHYVLFGGSVYGLYAGIYHWFPKMTGRMLNEPLGKVHFILTFIGTNLTFLPMHELGLQGMPRRIAMYDPKFESINHICTYGSMILGFSILPFIVNIIWSWSKGPIAGRNPWRSLTLEWQTTSPPAIENFEEEPIMWAGPYDYGVDTVMDDSEQSVAEMLATVKEEMK; from the coding sequence ATGGCACAAGCACAAATTCCTCTAGATAAGCCGCCCGCCGCTGATGTCGGTCACGGTCATCACCCGGAACAGTGGAAATGGTATCACTACTTCTGGTACAACACCGACCACAAGGTCATCGGCATTCAATACATCGTTTTTTCCTTCGCCTTCTACCTGATTGCAGGCATGATGGCGTTGTTTATGCGGGCGGAACTGTATACGCCCGATCCCGACGTTCTAGACCCGACGGTTTATAACTCGTTCTTGACCAATCACGGAACGATGATGATCTTTTTCTGGGTCGTTCCGGCAGCAATTGGCGGTTTTGGGAATTATCTGGTTCCGATTATGATTGGGGCGAAGGATATGGCTTTCCCCAATCTCAACGCGATCGCGTTTTGGGTTAACCCGCCCGCTGGTGCATTTCTGCTCGCTAGCATCTTTATGGGCGGCGCGCAAGCGGGTTGGACTTCTTACCCGCCCCTCAGTCGCATCACCAACCCCAACGCCCAATCGTTGTGGATTCTCGCGATTGCTACGGTGGGAACCTCCTCGATTTTGGGGGCGCTGAACTTTTTGGTGACGATTTGGAAGTTAAAAATACCCAGTATGAAGTGGGATCAATTGCCCCTCTTTGTGTGGGCGATGGTCGCAACTTCAGCCTTGGCGCTGTTTTCGACTCCCGTTCTCGCGATCGGGTTATTCTTGCTTCTGTTTGATATTAACTTCGGCACTAACTTCTTCCGACCGGAGAACGGGGGCGATGTGGTCGTTTACCAGCATTTATTCTGGTTTTACTCGCATCCGGCCGTTTATCTGATGATTTTGCCGATTTTCGGCATCATGTCCGAAGTGATCTCCACCCACTCTCGCAAGCCGATTTTCGGGTACAAAGCGATCGCATATTCCAGTCTCGCCATCTGCTTCGTGGGTTTGTTCGTTTGGGTTCACCATATGTTCACCAGCGGCACTCCGGCTTGGATGCGGATGTTCTTCACTATCTCCACTCTCATTGTTGCTGTTCCGACCGGCGTAAAAATCTTCGGTTGGGTCGCGACGCTCTGGGGCGGTAAAATTCGCTTGAATAGCGCTTTGTTGTTCGCCGTCGGTTTGCTGGCGATGTTTGTAATGGGCGGTTTGAGCGGCGTAACCCTCGGAACTGCGCCCTTTGACCTCCACGTTCACGATACCTACTACATCGTCGCTCACTTTCACTACGTTCTCTTTGGCGGTTCCGTTTACGGACTCTACGCGGGGATTTATCACTGGTTCCCGAAAATGACCGGACGGATGCTTAACGAACCTTTGGGTAAAGTTCACTTCATTCTCACCTTTATCGGTACGAACTTAACCTTCTTGCCCATGCACGAACTGGGTTTGCAAGGAATGCCCCGCCGGATTGCGATGTACGACCCCAAATTTGAATCGATTAACCATATTTGTACTTATGGTTCGATGATTTTGGGATTCTCGATTTTGCCTTTCATCGTCAATATTATTTGGAGTTGGAGTAAAGGTCCTATTGCCGGACGCAACCCTTGGCGTTCTTTAACTTTGGAATGGCAAACCACTTCTCCGCCAGCCATTGAAAACTTTGAAGAAGAGCCGATCATGTGGGCTGGGCCTTACGATTACGGCGTAGATACCGTCATGGATGATAGCGAACAATCAGTTGCAGAAATGCTAGCGACTGTTAAGGAAGAAATGAAGTAA